One Vibrio pomeroyi genomic region harbors:
- a CDS encoding isopenicillin N synthase family dioxygenase: protein MKLETVDYLADDAAEQFVRSLRETGFGVLKNHPIPKELVESIYENWYQFFISEEKENFHFNVETQDGYFPPSVSEVAKGHTVKDIKEYFHVYPWGQIPEQLKEQILDYYQRANAFAQELLGWVEAHAPQEVQEKFSIALSEMINGSEQTLLRVLHYPPMQGDEEPGAIRAAAHEDINLLTVLPAANEPGLQVKAQNDEWLDVPCDFGNMIINIGDMLQEASGGYFPSTTHRVINPSGARQEKSRISLPLFLHPKPEVVLSEKYTANEYLMERLRELGVI from the coding sequence ATGAAACTGGAAACTGTCGATTATCTTGCTGACGACGCAGCAGAACAATTTGTTCGCTCTCTACGTGAAACTGGATTTGGTGTACTAAAAAACCACCCAATCCCGAAAGAGCTTGTTGAGTCAATTTACGAAAACTGGTACCAATTCTTCATTTCTGAAGAGAAAGAGAACTTCCACTTTAATGTTGAAACACAAGATGGATATTTTCCACCTTCAGTGTCGGAAGTTGCAAAGGGCCACACTGTAAAAGATATTAAAGAGTACTTTCATGTATACCCTTGGGGTCAGATTCCTGAACAGCTGAAAGAACAGATTCTAGATTACTACCAACGCGCTAATGCTTTTGCTCAAGAGCTATTAGGTTGGGTTGAAGCTCACGCGCCTCAAGAAGTACAAGAGAAGTTCTCAATCGCACTTTCTGAAATGATTAATGGCAGCGAGCAAACTCTGCTTCGCGTACTTCACTACCCACCAATGCAGGGTGATGAAGAGCCTGGCGCAATCCGTGCTGCTGCACACGAAGACATCAACCTTTTAACGGTTCTTCCTGCTGCAAACGAACCAGGTCTTCAGGTAAAAGCTCAGAATGATGAGTGGTTAGATGTACCGTGTGATTTCGGTAACATGATCATCAACATCGGTGACATGCTGCAAGAAGCGTCTGGTGGTTACTTCCCATCAACGACTCACCGTGTAATCAATCCATCTGGTGCTCGCCAAGAGAAATCTCGTATTTCTTTACCTCTATTCTTGCACCCGAAACCAGAAGTGGTTCTGTCTGAGAAGTACACAGCAAATGAATACCTAATGGAACGCCTAAGAGAGCTTGGCGTTATCTAA
- a CDS encoding DMT family transporter, producing the protein MQTVIITFITLVAFAANSVLCRWALMDQTIDPLSFSVVRILSGALTLLILLTLSSNAKRKQDKVENSTSMYTKIRSELNLTAILALLVYMFGFSFAYLTLGAGLGALVLFVAVQFTMIAAHLFAGNRMSSIEWGGCLLSAAGLVYLLMPTGATSSPDLISIVLMVLAGSGWGVYTLAGKKSKNALQSTTANFGFGSLVILALLSLLAFIPSVTAQISITEQGLIYAVLSGAVASGVGYSLWYYVVKKLNTVVASIAQLSVPVIATLGGVLLLSEPVTMQFVISSTVILLGISLVLVAPKLKK; encoded by the coding sequence ATGCAAACCGTGATTATCACATTCATTACGCTGGTGGCATTTGCTGCCAATTCAGTATTGTGTCGTTGGGCTTTAATGGATCAAACGATTGATCCTTTGAGTTTTTCAGTCGTACGCATCTTATCGGGTGCACTCACACTGTTGATTTTATTGACCTTATCTTCAAACGCTAAACGCAAACAAGACAAGGTTGAAAACAGCACTTCTATGTATACCAAGATTCGCTCTGAGCTCAATTTAACTGCGATATTGGCGCTACTGGTTTACATGTTCGGCTTCTCGTTTGCTTACCTCACATTAGGTGCAGGGCTTGGAGCTTTGGTACTGTTTGTTGCGGTTCAATTCACCATGATTGCTGCACACCTATTCGCAGGCAACAGAATGTCGTCGATTGAATGGGGTGGCTGTTTGTTGTCTGCTGCGGGGCTTGTTTATTTGTTAATGCCGACGGGCGCAACAAGCTCACCAGATCTAATCTCCATTGTTCTGATGGTATTAGCTGGCAGTGGGTGGGGCGTTTACACACTGGCAGGCAAGAAATCTAAGAACGCACTTCAATCGACTACGGCCAATTTTGGTTTTGGTTCGTTAGTCATTCTTGCGTTGTTAAGTCTTCTAGCTTTCATTCCGAGCGTCACGGCACAAATATCCATAACCGAGCAAGGTTTGATCTACGCAGTATTGTCGGGAGCCGTAGCTTCTGGCGTGGGTTATAGCTTGTGGTATTACGTTGTGAAGAAACTAAACACAGTTGTTGCATCTATCGCACAGCTCTCTGTTCCGGTTATCGCAACACTAGGTGGTGTCTTACTGTTATCTGAGCCAGTCACTATGCAATTTGTTATCTCCTCGACTGTCATTTTACTGGGGATAAGCTTAGTTCTTGTCGCCCCTAAACTTAAGAAATAA
- the mrdA gene encoding penicillin-binding protein 2 — translation MNHQRVKMRDHKSEVNLFRNRVIVAFAGILVFTLVLIGNLYRLQVQDFKSYQTRADGNRIKVLPIAPTRGLIYDRNGVLLAENQLVFDLTMIPEKTDDVDVMLSKLNKFIPLNDEQIERFKQRYHNTRRFKPVTILEGLNEEEIAKFSVQQYQFPGLSIDTSLKRFYPNGEILTHVLGYVAHINDSDLRKLDEQGKESNYQATTVIGKLGVERYYEDLLHGTKGYQEVEVNSRGRIVRTIQYVPPVAGKDIVLNIDIELQKYVFDQLDNRTGSAVILDPKDNSVLAMASSPSYDPNLFVDGISSKNYRTLLNDPAHPLVNRTTLGVYPPASTVKPFMAVAGLQEHVISEHTIRDDHGSWRIPGSKPNSKAWRDWKRWGHGPVDVTQAIEESVDSFFYQTAFDLGIDRISTWMNRFGFGKPTGIDIYEESTANMPTRDWKMMRYRTPWYQGDTVPIGIGQGYWTSTPLQLAKATSVLVNHGKVMPPHILRATLDHGEDFDTQTPVVPKQMASIDEVPDEIWDVPINAMRLVNNGSRGSGRRAFKGADYVSGGKSGTAQVFDLAKDQVYNSKKLARHLLDHALYTAFAPYDNPEYVATVVIEHGNGGSKVGAPYIRKVLDYAFEHKSGVSKDHS, via the coding sequence ATGAACCACCAACGCGTCAAAATGCGTGATCATAAAAGCGAAGTAAACCTGTTTCGAAACCGAGTAATCGTCGCGTTTGCAGGGATTTTAGTCTTCACCCTCGTTCTGATTGGAAACCTCTACAGGCTCCAAGTACAAGATTTCAAAAGTTACCAAACCCGAGCTGACGGAAACCGAATTAAAGTACTTCCCATCGCTCCTACGCGCGGTTTGATCTACGATCGCAATGGTGTGTTATTAGCCGAGAACCAACTCGTCTTCGATTTAACCATGATCCCTGAAAAGACCGATGACGTTGATGTTATGCTGAGCAAGCTCAATAAATTCATCCCTCTCAATGATGAACAAATCGAGCGATTTAAACAGCGTTATCACAATACCCGTCGTTTTAAGCCCGTCACGATATTAGAAGGTCTTAACGAAGAAGAGATCGCTAAGTTCTCTGTTCAACAATATCAATTCCCCGGCTTATCGATCGATACCAGCCTAAAACGTTTCTACCCAAATGGTGAAATACTTACCCATGTCTTGGGCTATGTGGCACACATCAACGACAGCGATTTAAGAAAGCTTGATGAGCAAGGTAAAGAGTCCAACTACCAAGCAACAACCGTTATCGGTAAGCTCGGTGTAGAGAGATACTACGAAGACCTCCTTCATGGCACCAAGGGTTATCAAGAAGTTGAAGTTAACAGCCGTGGACGCATTGTTAGAACAATTCAGTATGTTCCTCCAGTCGCAGGTAAAGACATTGTCCTTAACATCGACATCGAGCTACAAAAATACGTGTTCGACCAACTCGATAACCGAACGGGCAGTGCTGTGATTCTAGATCCTAAAGACAACAGCGTATTGGCAATGGCGTCGAGCCCAAGCTATGACCCAAACCTGTTCGTGGACGGCATTTCAAGCAAAAACTACCGAACACTGCTTAACGACCCTGCACACCCATTGGTGAATCGCACAACATTAGGTGTTTACCCACCTGCTTCGACCGTAAAACCTTTTATGGCCGTTGCTGGTTTGCAAGAGCATGTTATCTCGGAGCACACCATTCGTGATGACCACGGCTCATGGCGCATCCCCGGTTCTAAACCTAACTCTAAAGCGTGGCGAGATTGGAAACGTTGGGGTCATGGCCCGGTTGATGTGACACAAGCGATTGAGGAGTCAGTGGATTCATTCTTCTATCAAACGGCCTTTGATTTAGGCATCGACCGCATTTCAACGTGGATGAACCGCTTCGGATTTGGTAAACCGACAGGTATCGACATCTATGAAGAAAGTACTGCAAACATGCCGACTCGTGATTGGAAGATGATGCGCTATCGTACGCCTTGGTATCAAGGTGATACTGTGCCGATTGGTATCGGGCAAGGTTATTGGACTTCTACTCCATTGCAATTAGCCAAAGCCACTTCTGTGCTAGTGAATCACGGCAAGGTAATGCCTCCACATATTCTAAGAGCAACACTAGATCATGGTGAAGACTTTGATACGCAAACGCCTGTTGTACCAAAACAGATGGCATCAATTGACGAAGTTCCCGATGAAATTTGGGATGTACCAATTAATGCAATGAGGTTGGTAAACAACGGGAGTCGAGGTAGCGGTCGAAGAGCCTTCAAGGGCGCAGACTACGTCAGTGGTGGTAAATCAGGTACGGCACAAGTTTTCGACTTGGCAAAAGATCAGGTCTATAACTCGAAGAAATTAGCCCGTCACCTACTCGACCACGCGCTTTATACCGCGTTTGCACCTTATGATAATCCTGAATACGTTGCGACAGTGGTTATCGAGCATGGTAATGGTGGCTCGAAAGTTGGTGCGCCATACATTCGTAAGGTACTTGATTACGCATTTGAGCATAAGAGCGGAGTGAGTAAAGACCACTCATAA
- a CDS encoding DUF2238 domain-containing protein, whose amino-acid sequence MTITPLAQNRPLLSLTTVYLVIFLFSAFAPSSRAVWIAEIIPALGILVGIWWLSTKITFSKTAYVLMFIWLVLHTIGAKYTFAEVPFDWFNNLIGSERNNFDRVAHFSIGLYAYPLAEYLIRKKLAQPVLACFFALFAIMSVAAGYEIIEWWYAEIAGGDEGIAFLGSQGDIWDAQKDMLCDTTGAIVSLLFLKLQGRVRVH is encoded by the coding sequence ATGACAATTACGCCACTTGCTCAAAATAGACCTCTACTCTCATTAACTACTGTCTATCTTGTTATCTTTCTTTTTTCAGCGTTTGCACCCTCTTCTCGGGCCGTTTGGATTGCTGAGATCATTCCTGCGCTCGGTATTCTTGTCGGGATATGGTGGCTCTCTACCAAGATCACCTTTTCCAAGACGGCTTACGTTTTGATGTTCATCTGGTTAGTTCTGCATACGATTGGCGCTAAATACACCTTCGCTGAAGTCCCCTTTGATTGGTTTAATAACCTGATTGGATCTGAACGTAATAACTTCGATCGCGTCGCGCACTTTTCGATTGGTCTTTACGCTTACCCGCTCGCTGAGTATCTGATCCGTAAGAAATTGGCTCAACCTGTGTTGGCGTGTTTCTTTGCTCTGTTTGCCATCATGAGTGTTGCAGCAGGTTATGAGATTATTGAGTGGTGGTATGCGGAGATTGCAGGTGGTGATGAAGGTATCGCATTCTTAGGCTCACAAGGTGATATTTGGGACGCTCAGAAAGACATGCTTTGCGATACAACCGGAGCGATAGTCTCGTTGTTATTTCTCAAACTTCAAGGGCGAGTTAGAGTTCATTGA
- a CDS encoding SgrR family transcriptional regulator, with the protein MSSPRLRVQFETLFEYFDGKDSDVQLDDITDVLCCTRRNARMVLNKLEEEGWVEWLPAAGRGKLSQLIFKQNRCDVSENLARRYLEEGKIGQALSVLDQNAAKLTQVIQNYLGVQYQEGEQVIRLPYYRPLSMLNPTKSMRRSEQHIACQVFSGLTRLDENDQLQPDLAHSWQKINDHQWRFFLRPGVCFHNGEPLLTSHVVDTLLLLEPLNMFSHIKDVSSPANCVVDVFLTRPDKYFPLALTESVAKVTLPMILRGEDYDIRPIGTGPYRIEKNDEKQLVLTAFNGYFGFRPLIDRVEVWVVDEAYSSMVYPSLSKPIMADRGDSDDEVELDPGCTYLLLNRKKGIAQDPAWAEFLSNALNASDLFVHIPKETVIDLGVLHAYGIKPGWYDIKLKVPVCPPASVKPSIKLAYQCQHPMFPTLAKAIVTVLKQYNVDVELFGYETDPPHADDVDIWINPMGIANNRDDALAGWLMDYSFLDESSPAEDFDQWCHMIDRWRSGEFEQFPARQLGKQLVQSNQLIPMFHCWLGVNKDQCGTLQNAKCNALGWFDFSQVWVKPEVD; encoded by the coding sequence ATGAGTAGCCCAAGACTTCGCGTTCAATTTGAAACCCTTTTTGAATACTTCGATGGCAAAGATTCTGATGTTCAGCTTGATGACATAACAGATGTGCTCTGTTGTACACGTCGTAATGCCAGAATGGTACTGAATAAGCTCGAAGAAGAAGGCTGGGTAGAGTGGTTACCTGCAGCGGGGCGCGGTAAGTTATCTCAACTTATCTTTAAACAGAATCGTTGCGATGTTAGTGAGAACCTAGCACGCCGCTACTTAGAAGAAGGTAAAATTGGTCAAGCTCTGTCAGTACTTGACCAAAATGCCGCCAAACTTACTCAAGTTATTCAAAACTACTTAGGCGTGCAGTATCAAGAGGGTGAACAGGTTATTCGTTTACCTTACTACCGTCCGCTGTCCATGCTTAATCCAACCAAATCGATGCGACGTTCAGAGCAACACATCGCTTGTCAGGTATTCAGTGGGTTAACTCGCTTAGATGAGAACGATCAGCTTCAACCTGATCTCGCGCATTCATGGCAAAAGATAAACGACCACCAATGGCGATTTTTCCTAAGGCCGGGCGTCTGTTTCCATAATGGTGAACCGTTGTTAACGAGCCACGTTGTGGATACGCTGCTTTTACTCGAACCGCTCAATATGTTCTCACATATCAAAGACGTGTCTTCACCAGCAAATTGCGTGGTAGATGTCTTTTTAACGCGCCCAGATAAATACTTTCCACTCGCGTTAACTGAATCCGTCGCAAAAGTGACTCTGCCGATGATTTTACGTGGTGAAGATTACGATATTCGTCCAATTGGTACTGGCCCTTATCGCATTGAAAAGAATGACGAAAAACAGCTCGTGTTAACCGCTTTCAATGGATACTTTGGTTTTAGGCCGCTGATCGATCGTGTGGAGGTTTGGGTGGTTGATGAAGCCTATTCGTCGATGGTTTACCCAAGCCTTTCTAAGCCGATAATGGCAGACCGTGGTGATAGTGATGATGAAGTAGAACTTGATCCGGGCTGTACATATTTACTATTGAATAGAAAGAAGGGTATCGCACAAGATCCTGCTTGGGCTGAGTTTCTATCGAACGCGTTAAATGCGTCTGATTTGTTTGTGCATATTCCTAAAGAGACCGTTATCGACTTGGGTGTGCTCCATGCTTACGGAATCAAACCCGGTTGGTATGACATCAAGTTAAAGGTGCCAGTTTGTCCACCAGCAAGTGTTAAACCAAGTATCAAATTGGCGTATCAATGCCAACATCCGATGTTCCCAACCCTTGCAAAAGCGATTGTTACAGTGTTGAAGCAGTACAATGTCGATGTTGAGCTATTCGGTTACGAAACCGACCCGCCACACGCTGATGATGTCGATATTTGGATTAACCCAATGGGGATTGCCAACAACCGAGACGATGCATTGGCCGGATGGTTGATGGATTACAGCTTTCTGGATGAATCGAGCCCAGCAGAAGACTTTGATCAATGGTGTCACATGATTGATCGTTGGCGCTCCGGCGAGTTTGAACAATTTCCAGCAAGACAACTCGGTAAACAACTTGTACAAAGCAACCAATTGATTCCAATGTTCCACTGCTGGCTAGGCGTAAACAAAGACCAATGCGGTACGCTGCAAAACGCTAAGTGTAATGCACTCGGATGGTTCGACTTTAGCCAAGTTTGGGTAAAACCAGAAGTTGATTGA
- a CDS encoding DNA-J related domain-containing protein, with amino-acid sequence MLDNTESSSHQDISPQFQAHMENPLLWPIMEVLKQKPSGWKVHTLAAHLNELGLVPVLDTVPEKELFKKNFLIMNALYQLQETLYPDSWLQVQAMDIELMNGRYHGSTHTIDLEDPLRDYYINWINYEADEGEVKRLLNEFWTRYKKFVGGSDTDMDRTHALNLFELPLDATQQDIRKRWRRLALRWHPDRDEGNTAKFQTLCEAWNVLRG; translated from the coding sequence ATGTTAGACAACACCGAATCATCGAGTCACCAAGATATTAGTCCTCAGTTTCAGGCTCATATGGAAAACCCGTTGCTTTGGCCGATCATGGAAGTGCTCAAACAAAAGCCGAGCGGATGGAAAGTGCATACTTTGGCGGCGCACCTCAACGAACTCGGTTTAGTTCCTGTATTAGATACCGTGCCTGAGAAAGAACTGTTTAAGAAGAACTTCTTAATCATGAATGCGCTCTATCAGTTGCAAGAGACCCTATATCCAGATAGCTGGCTTCAGGTCCAAGCCATGGACATTGAATTGATGAACGGGCGTTATCACGGCAGTACTCATACAATCGATCTTGAAGACCCACTGCGTGATTACTATATCAATTGGATCAACTATGAAGCTGATGAAGGTGAAGTAAAGCGGCTGTTGAATGAGTTTTGGACGCGCTACAAGAAGTTTGTCGGTGGCAGTGACACGGATATGGATCGAACCCATGCACTCAATTTATTCGAATTGCCACTGGACGCGACTCAACAGGATATTCGAAAGCGATGGAGACGCCTTGCGTTACGTTGGCATCCCGACAGGGACGAAGGCAACACGGCTAAGTTTCAAACGCTATGCGAAGCGTGGAATGTATTGCGCGGCTAA
- a CDS encoding ABC-ATPase domain-containing protein, with amino-acid sequence MDQLTAKLKKLEKQNYRAYQQIKGQYDFADFELHIDHIQGDPYASASRFRATRAWSLTGLDWLKEKSYEYQVAARDFIARSFSEFAKQESTVSIALTGQTVLDSTSVVFTEHGIELRFRINLPADGRSILAKKAINIITFYLPKFIRRATLERELNIDAMIKHCETIEDQEALRAQLDEHNLASFVANGSVLPRIAGNCDLPMKDAVPFAAPESLSVTLNTPNQGDVTGLGIPKGITLIVGGGFHGKSTLLNAVERSIYNHIPGDGREGIVTAIDTMKIRAEDGRCVHSLNLSNYINHLPMKKDTSDFSTQDASGSTSQAAWLQESIEAGVQTLLIDEDTSATNFMIRDERMQALVSKGDEPITPLVDRIGQLREEMDISTIVVMGGSGDYLDVANTVIQMHDYQAVDVTEKAKEVIVQHPTQRSNECETALEMFVPRSLNRASLMNILMDGKFRVSAKGKESLRFGKEFADLSALEQLESTSEVNAIGWAWFQFAQTPGWSNNPAKEFNTILENEWHANMPKYGDLAKPRTLDIMAALNRMRKSQFKPSN; translated from the coding sequence ATGGATCAGTTGACTGCAAAGCTTAAAAAGCTCGAAAAACAAAACTACCGTGCATATCAACAAATTAAAGGTCAATACGACTTTGCTGATTTTGAATTACACATCGACCACATTCAAGGTGACCCTTACGCGTCAGCTTCTCGTTTTCGCGCAACACGCGCGTGGTCGTTAACTGGGTTAGATTGGCTGAAAGAAAAGTCTTACGAATACCAAGTTGCTGCTCGTGACTTTATTGCGCGCAGCTTTTCTGAATTCGCTAAGCAAGAATCGACTGTTTCAATCGCTCTTACTGGCCAAACGGTTTTAGACAGCACATCGGTAGTGTTCACTGAGCACGGTATCGAACTTCGTTTCCGTATCAACCTACCAGCTGATGGCCGTAGCATCCTTGCTAAGAAAGCAATCAACATCATCACTTTTTACTTACCGAAGTTTATTCGTCGTGCAACGCTTGAACGCGAACTGAACATCGATGCGATGATCAAACATTGTGAAACGATTGAAGACCAAGAAGCGCTTCGTGCTCAATTAGACGAGCACAACCTAGCTTCATTCGTTGCTAACGGCAGTGTGCTACCGCGTATCGCGGGTAACTGTGATCTTCCAATGAAAGATGCCGTTCCTTTTGCAGCGCCAGAATCATTGAGCGTAACACTAAACACACCAAACCAAGGTGATGTGACTGGCCTAGGTATCCCTAAAGGCATCACACTGATCGTTGGTGGTGGTTTCCACGGTAAATCGACACTATTGAACGCTGTTGAACGCTCTATCTACAACCATATCCCTGGTGATGGTCGTGAAGGTATTGTGACTGCGATTGATACGATGAAAATTCGTGCGGAAGATGGTCGATGTGTGCACAGCTTGAACCTATCAAACTACATCAACCATTTACCAATGAAGAAAGATACGTCTGACTTCAGCACTCAAGATGCTTCGGGTTCTACGTCGCAAGCAGCTTGGTTACAAGAGTCGATTGAAGCCGGTGTACAAACGCTCCTTATCGATGAAGATACGTCAGCGACTAACTTCATGATTCGTGATGAGCGCATGCAGGCGCTTGTGTCTAAAGGCGACGAGCCAATCACACCACTTGTTGACCGTATTGGCCAACTACGTGAAGAGATGGACATCTCAACCATCGTGGTAATGGGCGGTTCAGGTGACTACTTAGACGTAGCAAACACTGTGATTCAAATGCACGACTACCAAGCGGTAGACGTGACTGAAAAAGCAAAAGAAGTGATTGTTCAGCACCCTACTCAACGTTCGAATGAATGTGAAACGGCGTTAGAGATGTTTGTGCCGCGTTCATTGAACCGCGCATCGCTGATGAACATTCTTATGGATGGCAAGTTCCGTGTTAGCGCGAAAGGCAAAGAATCACTGCGCTTTGGTAAAGAGTTCGCCGACCTTTCTGCGTTAGAGCAACTTGAGTCAACATCAGAGGTCAATGCGATCGGCTGGGCTTGGTTCCAGTTTGCGCAAACTCCAGGTTGGTCAAACAACCCAGCGAAAGAGTTCAATACTATTTTAGAAAACGAATGGCACGCTAACATGCCGAAATATGGTGACCTAGCGAAACCAAGAACGTTGGATATCATGGCTGCCTTGAACCGTATGCGTAAATCTCAGTTCAAACCTTCGAACTAA